In Zingiber officinale cultivar Zhangliang chromosome 8B, Zo_v1.1, whole genome shotgun sequence, a single genomic region encodes these proteins:
- the LOC122015015 gene encoding leucine-rich repeat receptor protein kinase HPCA1-like isoform X1 produces the protein MGTCLLFLILSCVLHVGSGVTDPQDAAVLRSILQDWQDAPPSWGQSDDPCGMPWDGVVCQNSRVTSLSLSTMGIKGTLSGDIGLLSALQFLTLSYNGDLGGSLSPNIGNLKQLTTLILAGCQFSGPIPEQLGNLAQLTFLALNNNRFSGSIPASLGLLSNLSWFDIAENQLTGSLPVSTNSTPGLDLLVHTKHFHFNKNQLSGVLPPQLFSSEMTLLHLLFDSNQFDGSIPSTLGLVTSLEVLRLDNNKFEGAVPSNINNLTRVSELNLANNQLSGMLPNLTGMNLLHYVDLSNNSFSPSEAPEWFTTIESLTTLVIESGGLIGQVPADLFSLPQLQQVLLSYNGFNGTLNMSNNISPQLQLVDFRNNSITGFVQTGNYLNILILYQNPYCNSVRTSTDPSCNLQQQDPYSTSLSKCGSVTCASQDQKVNPQSCSCAFPDQGRMIFRGPSFRDLTNSTLFQLLETSLWTNLGLTPGYVYISNLHFNLNDYLELDLALFPSSGMFFNRSEISRIGFDLSNQTYKPPPTFGPYYFLGSPYPFSGESGTGGGKSSTGVIVGVAVGCVILVVGLVCVGVYALLQKKKAKRALEQSRPFVTWGSGGKDDGSAPQLKGARWFPFDEIKKITNNFSEANEIGSGGYGKVYRAILTDGQIIAIKRAQQGSMQGAHEFKTEIELLSRVHHKNLVDLVGFCFEKGEQMLVYEYIPNGTLRENLSGSLGIRLDWKNRLRIALGSARGLAYLHELANPPIIHRDVKSPNILLDENLNAKVADFGLSKLVSDSEKGHVSTQVKGTLGYLDPEYYMTQQLSEKSDVYSFGVVMLELITGRQPIEKGKYIVREVRTAIDGRDQEYYGLKNMVDPVLRNMGHIIGFRRFVELAMRCLEETAANRPTMNQIVKEIETIIHTYGLNTQPNSASSSATEFGDTQGAPRHHPYNGHLHKNEESSDFQYSGAYSAVIEPK, from the exons ATGGGGACTTGCCTCTTGTTCTTGATCCTTTCATGTGTCCTTCATGTTGGCTCCGGTGTCACCGATCCTCAAGACG CTGCTGTTCTACGTTCGATCCTGCAGGACTGGCAAGATGCTCCACCAAGTTGGGGGCAGTCCGATGACCCCTGTGGCATGCCTTGGGATGGTGTTGTTTGCCAAAACTCGAGGGTGACTTCGTT GAGCTTGTCAACTATGGGTATTAAAGGAACACTGAGCGGAGACATAGGTCTACTCTCAGCCTTGCAATTTTT GACTTTGTCCTACAATGGTGATCTTGGGGGTTCACTCTCTCCAAATATTGGAAACCTGAAGCAGCTTACCACTTT GATCTTAGCTGGTTGCCAATTCAGCGGTCCAATTCCAGAACAATTAGGCAATTTGGCACAGCTCACTTTCTT GGCATTGAACAACAACAGATTTAGTGGTAGTATTCCAGCTTCACTGGGACTTCTATCAAATTTGTCTTGGTTTGACATCGCGGAGAACCAATTGACAGGATCTCTTCCTGTGTCTACAAACTCAACTCCTGGTCTAGATTTGCTTGTCCACACCAAACACTT TCATTTCAACAAGAATCAGTTGTCAGGGGTGCTTCCACCACAACTTTTCAGCTCAGAGATGACATTGCTACACCT CCTATTCGACTCAAATCAATTTGATGGTTCAATTCCATCCACGTTGGGACTGGTTACTTCCCTAGAAGTTCT TCGACTTGACAATAACAAGTTTGAAGGTGCAGTTCCATCCAACATCAACAATCTTACCCGAGTTAGTGAACT GAACTTGGCAAATAATCAACTAAGTGGTATGCTGCCCAACCTAACAGGGATGAACCTCCTCCATTATGT GGATCTGAGCAACAACTCTTTCAGTCCTTCAGAAGCTCCGGAGTGGTTTACGACAATTGAATCTCTGACAACCTT AGTCATAGAATCTGGGGGACTTATCGGTCAGGTTCCAGCTGATCTATTCAGCTTGCCTCAATTGCAACAAGT ATTGCTAAGCTATAACGGTTTCAATGGTACATTGAACATGAGCAATAACATTAGCCCACAACTGCAGCTTGTCGATTTCAGAAACAATTCCATCACTGGTTTTGTGCAAACAGGAAACTACCTTAATATTCTAAT ACTTTATCAAAATCCATATTGCAATTCTGTGCGGACCAGCACTGACCCATCCTGCAATCTCCAGCAACAGGATCCATACTCTACCAGTCTGAGCAAATGTGGTTCTGTAACATGCGCATCTCAAGATCAGAAAGTCAACCCTCAGAGTTGTTCTTGTGCCTTTCCAGATCAAGGGCGGATGATCTTTAGAGGACCTTCGTTCCGCGATCTGACAAATTCTACATTGTTCCAGCTATTGGAAACGAGTCTATGGACTAATCTTGGTCTCACTCCTGGTTATGTGTACATTTCAAATCTGCACTTCAACTTAAATGATTATCTAGAGTTGGATTTGGCCCTCTTCCCATCGTCGGGGATGTTCTTCAACCGTTCGGAAATTAGCAGAATTGGGTTTGACCTAAGCAACCAAACCTATAAACCTCCTCCCACATTTGGACCATACTATTTTCTTGGATCACCTTACCCGTTCTCAG GCGAGAGTGGAACTGGAGGAGGAAAGAGTAGTACAGGTGTTATTGTTGGAGTTGCTGTTGGCTGTGTTATTCTTGTTGTTGGACTTGTTTGTGTCGGGGTCTATGCTTTACtgcagaagaagaaagctaaaaGAGCTCTTGAACAAAGCCGACCTTTTG TTACATGGGGGTCTGGCGGTAAAGATGATGGCAGTGCTCCACAGCTGAAAGGAGCAAGATGGTTTCCCTTTGATGAAATCAAGAAAATCACCAACAATTTCTCTGAAGCTAATGAAATCGGTTCCGGCGGCTATGGAAAG GTCTATAGAGCAATCCTCACAGACGGGCAGATTATTGCGATCAAGAGGGCACAACAAGGATCCATGCAAGGAGCACATGAATTCAAGACCGAGATCGAGTTGCTTTCCAGAGTTCACCACAAGAATCTTGTAGACCTTGTCGGCTTTTGCTTTGAAAAGGGAGAACAGATGCTGGTATATGAGTACATTCCAAATGGAACACTGAGGGAGAACTTGAGCG GGAGCCTCGGCATACGATTAGATTGGAAGAACAGGCTTAGAATTGCTCTGGGCTCTGCTAGAGGATTAGCTTACCTTCATGAACTGGCTAACCCTCCGATAATTCACAGGGATGTCAAGTCTCCCAACATCCTTCTCGATGAGAACTTGAACGCAAAGGTTGCCGATTTCGGCCTCTCAAAACTGGTATCCGACAGTGAAAAAGGGCACGTCTCAACACAAGTCAAAGGAACTTTG GGTTACTTGGATCCAGAGTACTATATGACGCAACAGCTCTCGGAGAAAAGTGACGTTTACAGCTTTGGTGTAGTGATGTTGGAGCTGATAACAGGCAGGCAACCCATAGAGAAGGGCAAGTACATCGTTCGCGAGGTCAGGACTGCGATCGATGGGCGTGATCAAGAGTACTATGGTCTCAAGAACATGGTAGACCCTGTCCTACGTAACATGGGACACATTATAGGATTCAGGAGGTTCGTTGAGTTGGCCATGCGGTGCTTGGAAGAAACAGCAGCTAACCGACCAACCATGAACCAAATTGTGAAGGAGATCGAAACCATAATCCACACTTACGGGCTGAACACACAGCCAAATTCAGCATCTTCATCGGCTACAGAATTTGGAGACACGCAAGGTGCTCCTCGCCACCATCCTTACAATGGTCACTTGCACAAGAATGAGGAGAGCAGCGACTTCCAATACAGCGGCGCCTACTCTGCAGTGATTGAACCGAAGTAG
- the LOC122015015 gene encoding leucine-rich repeat receptor protein kinase HPCA1-like isoform X2 produces the protein MGIKGTLSGDIGLLSALQFLTLSYNGDLGGSLSPNIGNLKQLTTLILAGCQFSGPIPEQLGNLAQLTFLALNNNRFSGSIPASLGLLSNLSWFDIAENQLTGSLPVSTNSTPGLDLLVHTKHFHFNKNQLSGVLPPQLFSSEMTLLHLLFDSNQFDGSIPSTLGLVTSLEVLRLDNNKFEGAVPSNINNLTRVSELNLANNQLSGMLPNLTGMNLLHYVDLSNNSFSPSEAPEWFTTIESLTTLVIESGGLIGQVPADLFSLPQLQQVLLSYNGFNGTLNMSNNISPQLQLVDFRNNSITGFVQTGNYLNILILYQNPYCNSVRTSTDPSCNLQQQDPYSTSLSKCGSVTCASQDQKVNPQSCSCAFPDQGRMIFRGPSFRDLTNSTLFQLLETSLWTNLGLTPGYVYISNLHFNLNDYLELDLALFPSSGMFFNRSEISRIGFDLSNQTYKPPPTFGPYYFLGSPYPFSGESGTGGGKSSTGVIVGVAVGCVILVVGLVCVGVYALLQKKKAKRALEQSRPFVTWGSGGKDDGSAPQLKGARWFPFDEIKKITNNFSEANEIGSGGYGKVYRAILTDGQIIAIKRAQQGSMQGAHEFKTEIELLSRVHHKNLVDLVGFCFEKGEQMLVYEYIPNGTLRENLSGSLGIRLDWKNRLRIALGSARGLAYLHELANPPIIHRDVKSPNILLDENLNAKVADFGLSKLVSDSEKGHVSTQVKGTLGYLDPEYYMTQQLSEKSDVYSFGVVMLELITGRQPIEKGKYIVREVRTAIDGRDQEYYGLKNMVDPVLRNMGHIIGFRRFVELAMRCLEETAANRPTMNQIVKEIETIIHTYGLNTQPNSASSSATEFGDTQGAPRHHPYNGHLHKNEESSDFQYSGAYSAVIEPK, from the exons ATGGGTATTAAAGGAACACTGAGCGGAGACATAGGTCTACTCTCAGCCTTGCAATTTTT GACTTTGTCCTACAATGGTGATCTTGGGGGTTCACTCTCTCCAAATATTGGAAACCTGAAGCAGCTTACCACTTT GATCTTAGCTGGTTGCCAATTCAGCGGTCCAATTCCAGAACAATTAGGCAATTTGGCACAGCTCACTTTCTT GGCATTGAACAACAACAGATTTAGTGGTAGTATTCCAGCTTCACTGGGACTTCTATCAAATTTGTCTTGGTTTGACATCGCGGAGAACCAATTGACAGGATCTCTTCCTGTGTCTACAAACTCAACTCCTGGTCTAGATTTGCTTGTCCACACCAAACACTT TCATTTCAACAAGAATCAGTTGTCAGGGGTGCTTCCACCACAACTTTTCAGCTCAGAGATGACATTGCTACACCT CCTATTCGACTCAAATCAATTTGATGGTTCAATTCCATCCACGTTGGGACTGGTTACTTCCCTAGAAGTTCT TCGACTTGACAATAACAAGTTTGAAGGTGCAGTTCCATCCAACATCAACAATCTTACCCGAGTTAGTGAACT GAACTTGGCAAATAATCAACTAAGTGGTATGCTGCCCAACCTAACAGGGATGAACCTCCTCCATTATGT GGATCTGAGCAACAACTCTTTCAGTCCTTCAGAAGCTCCGGAGTGGTTTACGACAATTGAATCTCTGACAACCTT AGTCATAGAATCTGGGGGACTTATCGGTCAGGTTCCAGCTGATCTATTCAGCTTGCCTCAATTGCAACAAGT ATTGCTAAGCTATAACGGTTTCAATGGTACATTGAACATGAGCAATAACATTAGCCCACAACTGCAGCTTGTCGATTTCAGAAACAATTCCATCACTGGTTTTGTGCAAACAGGAAACTACCTTAATATTCTAAT ACTTTATCAAAATCCATATTGCAATTCTGTGCGGACCAGCACTGACCCATCCTGCAATCTCCAGCAACAGGATCCATACTCTACCAGTCTGAGCAAATGTGGTTCTGTAACATGCGCATCTCAAGATCAGAAAGTCAACCCTCAGAGTTGTTCTTGTGCCTTTCCAGATCAAGGGCGGATGATCTTTAGAGGACCTTCGTTCCGCGATCTGACAAATTCTACATTGTTCCAGCTATTGGAAACGAGTCTATGGACTAATCTTGGTCTCACTCCTGGTTATGTGTACATTTCAAATCTGCACTTCAACTTAAATGATTATCTAGAGTTGGATTTGGCCCTCTTCCCATCGTCGGGGATGTTCTTCAACCGTTCGGAAATTAGCAGAATTGGGTTTGACCTAAGCAACCAAACCTATAAACCTCCTCCCACATTTGGACCATACTATTTTCTTGGATCACCTTACCCGTTCTCAG GCGAGAGTGGAACTGGAGGAGGAAAGAGTAGTACAGGTGTTATTGTTGGAGTTGCTGTTGGCTGTGTTATTCTTGTTGTTGGACTTGTTTGTGTCGGGGTCTATGCTTTACtgcagaagaagaaagctaaaaGAGCTCTTGAACAAAGCCGACCTTTTG TTACATGGGGGTCTGGCGGTAAAGATGATGGCAGTGCTCCACAGCTGAAAGGAGCAAGATGGTTTCCCTTTGATGAAATCAAGAAAATCACCAACAATTTCTCTGAAGCTAATGAAATCGGTTCCGGCGGCTATGGAAAG GTCTATAGAGCAATCCTCACAGACGGGCAGATTATTGCGATCAAGAGGGCACAACAAGGATCCATGCAAGGAGCACATGAATTCAAGACCGAGATCGAGTTGCTTTCCAGAGTTCACCACAAGAATCTTGTAGACCTTGTCGGCTTTTGCTTTGAAAAGGGAGAACAGATGCTGGTATATGAGTACATTCCAAATGGAACACTGAGGGAGAACTTGAGCG GGAGCCTCGGCATACGATTAGATTGGAAGAACAGGCTTAGAATTGCTCTGGGCTCTGCTAGAGGATTAGCTTACCTTCATGAACTGGCTAACCCTCCGATAATTCACAGGGATGTCAAGTCTCCCAACATCCTTCTCGATGAGAACTTGAACGCAAAGGTTGCCGATTTCGGCCTCTCAAAACTGGTATCCGACAGTGAAAAAGGGCACGTCTCAACACAAGTCAAAGGAACTTTG GGTTACTTGGATCCAGAGTACTATATGACGCAACAGCTCTCGGAGAAAAGTGACGTTTACAGCTTTGGTGTAGTGATGTTGGAGCTGATAACAGGCAGGCAACCCATAGAGAAGGGCAAGTACATCGTTCGCGAGGTCAGGACTGCGATCGATGGGCGTGATCAAGAGTACTATGGTCTCAAGAACATGGTAGACCCTGTCCTACGTAACATGGGACACATTATAGGATTCAGGAGGTTCGTTGAGTTGGCCATGCGGTGCTTGGAAGAAACAGCAGCTAACCGACCAACCATGAACCAAATTGTGAAGGAGATCGAAACCATAATCCACACTTACGGGCTGAACACACAGCCAAATTCAGCATCTTCATCGGCTACAGAATTTGGAGACACGCAAGGTGCTCCTCGCCACCATCCTTACAATGGTCACTTGCACAAGAATGAGGAGAGCAGCGACTTCCAATACAGCGGCGCCTACTCTGCAGTGATTGAACCGAAGTAG